The following coding sequences are from one Geothrix sp. window:
- a CDS encoding helicase-associated domain-containing protein: MPHTHFQLLSNCSDEQLRTICERRRLPIPIRWEDCGEGRMRLLKTMVFHLEDHKRLSDSLADLGSGSLVALKHFVSDGTPPEPAVIEILRDLGLILPTGAGWAVAERVADALEDFDEGALSFQTPTEVKFRAAEPFRFSLALTTVLLRCVAGLRVLKGGLPAKKELGQLMQRNAMLQEEQDATLLFTLLHRLGLLWNRDGRVETLLPAVTSHPPRWVAERAFASLLEHDLKAWGMPPAEDRHFLMQHLLERRGQSLAVQPFLAFLKTLHPLDEERTRTVFLPFLGRMGIIQADEGFAHLRLTEHGEALAHEYLLRDLKGTAAHWQPLELDQPMIMQPTLELLTPLLQNPHRLLQLAQLADVESLDAMGSFRVSHATLVRALDAGVPLEELGLRLGATTQTLPQPLLQLLEDLSRRVGEVEVHQGVRLVRARTAHLAEELKLRPELAPLKLGSLSDTVLEVRGDGNAHALLKQAGFMPKPGRFLALSVDSDEKLYLWALAALAFVDEKGMNHHLEPVQQMVRSALQKLHDEDPALYQEVQRRIPMLHLGGEDQLAEEVQRILEYAAGHTLMVELTYLPPAAHRTQLRRVSPRTIQEDHLLAFCHLHQEEMAFRLTRIQGVKLLNERGWTPANHSQAG, translated from the coding sequence ATGCCGCACACGCACTTCCAGCTTCTCTCGAACTGCTCGGATGAGCAGCTTCGAACCATCTGCGAGCGACGGCGCCTCCCCATCCCCATCCGCTGGGAGGACTGCGGCGAGGGGCGCATGCGCCTGCTCAAGACCATGGTCTTCCACCTGGAGGACCACAAGCGGCTGTCGGACAGCCTCGCCGACCTGGGCAGCGGCTCCCTGGTCGCGTTGAAGCACTTCGTCAGCGACGGGACCCCACCGGAACCCGCGGTGATCGAGATCCTGCGGGACCTGGGCCTGATCCTGCCGACCGGAGCCGGCTGGGCCGTGGCGGAGCGGGTGGCCGATGCCCTGGAGGATTTCGACGAGGGCGCGCTGAGCTTCCAGACCCCCACCGAGGTGAAGTTCAGGGCGGCCGAGCCCTTCCGCTTCTCCCTGGCCCTCACCACCGTCCTGCTGCGCTGCGTGGCGGGCCTGCGCGTGCTCAAGGGTGGCCTGCCCGCCAAGAAGGAGCTGGGCCAGCTCATGCAGCGCAACGCCATGCTCCAGGAGGAGCAGGACGCGACCCTGCTCTTCACCCTGCTGCATCGCCTGGGCCTGCTGTGGAACCGTGACGGCCGCGTGGAGACGCTGCTGCCCGCGGTCACCAGCCATCCGCCCCGCTGGGTGGCCGAGCGCGCCTTCGCCAGCCTGCTGGAACACGACCTCAAGGCCTGGGGCATGCCCCCGGCGGAGGACCGCCACTTCCTCATGCAGCACCTGCTGGAGCGCCGCGGCCAGTCCCTGGCGGTGCAGCCTTTCCTGGCCTTCCTCAAGACCCTGCATCCCCTCGACGAGGAGCGCACCCGCACGGTGTTCCTCCCCTTCCTGGGCCGCATGGGCATCATCCAGGCCGACGAGGGCTTCGCCCATCTCCGGCTCACCGAACACGGCGAGGCCCTGGCCCACGAGTACCTGCTGCGCGACCTCAAGGGCACGGCCGCCCACTGGCAGCCGCTGGAACTGGACCAGCCCATGATCATGCAGCCCACCCTGGAGCTGCTGACGCCGCTGTTGCAGAACCCCCACCGGCTGCTGCAGCTGGCCCAGCTGGCGGATGTCGAGTCGCTGGATGCCATGGGCAGCTTCCGGGTGAGCCACGCCACCCTGGTGCGGGCCCTGGACGCGGGCGTGCCCCTGGAGGAGCTGGGCCTCCGCCTGGGCGCCACCACCCAGACCCTGCCCCAGCCCCTGCTCCAGCTGCTGGAGGATCTCTCCCGCCGCGTGGGCGAGGTGGAGGTCCACCAGGGCGTGCGCCTCGTGCGGGCCCGGACGGCCCACCTGGCCGAGGAACTGAAACTGCGGCCCGAGCTGGCGCCCCTGAAGCTGGGCTCGCTGTCGGACACAGTGCTGGAAGTGCGCGGGGACGGCAACGCCCATGCCCTGCTCAAGCAGGCGGGCTTCATGCCCAAGCCCGGCCGCTTCCTGGCCCTCAGCGTGGACTCGGACGAAAAGCTCTACCTCTGGGCCCTGGCGGCCCTGGCCTTCGTGGATGAAAAGGGCATGAACCACCACCTGGAGCCCGTCCAGCAGATGGTGCGCTCGGCCCTCCAGAAGCTGCACGACGAGGACCCCGCCCTCTACCAGGAGGTGCAGCGGCGCATCCCCATGCTGCACCTGGGCGGCGAGGACCAGCTGGCCGAAGAAGTGCAGCGCATCCTCGAATACGCCGCGGGCCACACCCTCATGGTGGAGCTCACCTACCTGCCCCCGGCGGCCCACCGCACCCAGCTGCGGCGTGTGTCCCCCCGCACCATCCAGGAGGACCACCTGCTGGCCTTCTGCCACCTCCACCAGGAGGAGATGGCCTTCCGCCTCACCCGCATCCAGGGCGTGAAGCTGCTGAACGAGCGGGGCTGGACCCCGGCGAATCACAGCCAGGCGGGGTGA
- a CDS encoding RNA polymerase sigma factor: protein MSQSPMETPFGTQEAFHAAFAELYPRLVSYSRRYGATFPEDIAQEAFVILMQREERVEHPTAFLYGTVRTLSLTERRPMKNQNLSLESVTEPGLAGGADDQVLNQEVRERMRALSPTFREALWLFVVEGLSIREIADILGIPEATVKTRIHRAKAQLKDQLNPSGGLHALV from the coding sequence ATGTCGCAGTCCCCCATGGAAACCCCGTTCGGCACGCAGGAGGCCTTTCATGCCGCCTTCGCCGAGCTTTATCCAAGGCTCGTGAGCTACTCACGCCGTTACGGGGCCACCTTCCCGGAGGACATTGCCCAGGAGGCCTTCGTCATCCTCATGCAGCGCGAGGAGCGGGTGGAACATCCCACTGCCTTCCTGTATGGCACCGTGCGAACCCTGTCCCTCACCGAGCGCCGCCCCATGAAGAACCAGAACCTCAGCCTGGAATCCGTCACCGAGCCCGGCCTCGCCGGGGGGGCCGACGACCAGGTGCTCAACCAGGAGGTGCGGGAGCGCATGCGAGCGCTCTCGCCGACCTTCCGCGAGGCCCTGTGGCTCTTCGTGGTGGAAGGTCTCTCCATCCGGGAGATCGCGGACATCCTCGGCATCCCCGAGGCCACCGTGAAGACCCGCATCCACCGGGCCAAGGCCCAGCTCAAAGATCAGCTCAATCCTTCAGGAGGCCTGCATGCCCTGGTCTGA
- a CDS encoding DNA repair helicase XPB, with protein sequence MIALRPDNPLIVQSDRTLLLEVAHPAFEQVRDELARFAELVKSPEHIHTYRITPLSLWNASASGVSCTDMIETLNTWSKYPVPQNLLQEIEDHGTRYGKLRLVAKGDRLALEMDDRGLFWELENQKSLQGLLAEPYPDEKGIYLNTGMRGEVKLQLIRLGHPVQDMAGYKPGDPLPFELSPTTLQNGKPFGLRPYQQAAADVFHAGGGPDGGAGVLVLPCGAGKTVIGIGCMASLQTHTLVLTTNGTAVKQWKQELLDKTTLTEDQVGLYTGDTKEIKPVTIATYQILTYRRSKTGPFEHFKLFEAANWGLVIYDEVHMLPAPVFRAVAELQAKRRLGLTATLVREDGKEEDVFSLIGPKRVDVPWKMLEKDGFIATAHCLEIRVPLPTDERMEYAVADQRQRFRIASENSLKMVVMDELLAGHPTDNILIIGQYLEQLRIIGERLNAPVLTGQTPEKERESLFRQFREGQLRVLIVSKVANFAIDLPDASVAIQVSGTFGSRQEEAQRLGRILRPKGERNVSYFYSLISSETTEQEFARNRQLFLTEQGYRYLIESRRFDEHRRLSEPSVWKQLLEETRI encoded by the coding sequence GTGATCGCCCTCCGCCCCGACAACCCCCTGATCGTCCAGAGCGATCGCACCCTGCTGCTCGAGGTCGCCCACCCGGCGTTCGAGCAGGTGCGGGACGAGCTGGCGCGCTTCGCGGAGCTGGTGAAGAGCCCCGAGCACATCCACACCTACCGCATCACGCCGCTGAGCCTGTGGAACGCTTCCGCCTCGGGCGTCAGCTGCACGGACATGATCGAGACCCTCAACACCTGGTCGAAGTACCCGGTGCCGCAGAACCTGCTGCAGGAGATCGAGGACCACGGCACCCGCTACGGCAAGCTGCGCCTGGTGGCCAAGGGCGACCGGCTGGCCCTGGAGATGGATGATCGCGGCCTCTTCTGGGAGCTGGAGAACCAGAAATCCCTGCAGGGCCTGCTGGCGGAACCCTACCCCGACGAGAAGGGCATCTACCTCAATACGGGCATGCGGGGCGAGGTGAAGCTCCAACTGATCCGCCTGGGCCACCCGGTGCAGGACATGGCCGGCTACAAGCCCGGCGATCCGCTGCCCTTCGAGCTGTCGCCCACCACGCTCCAGAACGGCAAGCCCTTCGGCCTGCGGCCCTACCAGCAGGCGGCGGCGGACGTCTTCCACGCGGGCGGTGGGCCTGATGGCGGCGCCGGGGTGCTGGTTCTGCCCTGCGGCGCGGGCAAGACCGTCATCGGCATCGGCTGCATGGCCAGCCTGCAGACGCACACGCTGGTGCTCACCACCAACGGCACCGCCGTGAAGCAGTGGAAGCAGGAGCTGCTGGACAAGACCACGCTGACGGAAGACCAGGTGGGCCTCTACACGGGCGACACCAAGGAGATCAAGCCGGTCACCATCGCCACCTACCAGATCCTCACCTACCGCCGCAGCAAGACCGGTCCCTTCGAGCACTTCAAGCTCTTCGAGGCCGCCAACTGGGGCCTGGTGATCTACGACGAAGTGCACATGCTGCCGGCGCCGGTGTTCCGGGCCGTGGCCGAGCTGCAGGCCAAGCGCCGCCTGGGCCTCACGGCCACGTTGGTGCGCGAGGACGGCAAGGAGGAGGACGTCTTCAGTCTCATCGGCCCCAAGCGGGTGGACGTGCCCTGGAAGATGCTGGAGAAGGACGGCTTCATCGCCACGGCCCACTGCCTGGAGATCCGCGTCCCCCTGCCCACGGACGAGCGCATGGAGTACGCCGTGGCCGACCAGCGCCAGCGCTTCCGCATCGCCTCCGAGAACAGCCTGAAGATGGTGGTGATGGATGAGCTGCTGGCGGGCCATCCCACCGACAACATCCTCATCATCGGCCAGTACCTCGAGCAGCTCCGCATCATCGGGGAGCGGCTCAACGCCCCGGTACTCACGGGGCAGACGCCGGAGAAGGAGCGGGAATCGCTCTTCCGGCAGTTCCGTGAGGGCCAGCTGCGGGTGCTCATCGTGAGCAAGGTGGCCAACTTCGCCATCGACCTGCCGGACGCCTCCGTAGCCATCCAGGTGAGCGGCACCTTCGGCTCGCGGCAGGAGGAGGCCCAGCGCCTGGGCCGCATCCTGCGCCCCAAGGGCGAGCGCAACGTGAGCTACTTCTACTCGCTCATCAGCAGCGAGACCACGGAGCAGGAGTTCGCCCGCAACCGCCAGCTCTTCCTCACCGAGCAGGGCTACCGCTACCTCATCGAAAGCCGCCGCTTCGACGAGCACCGCCGGCTCAGCGAACCCAGCGTGTGGAAGCAGCTGCTGGAGGAAACCAGGATCTGA
- a CDS encoding tetratricopeptide repeat protein: MRLVNVFFIVLLLLVLMVLGNLYLTNHELLVREVVVFGESIKLQSVILITFLLGFLLNVLYTGIMEVIRLVRGLNDSADTRLVKRISERMQDARDLVAHGLPREAKEILETILEQRKEHIPARILLGEILIKTGSADEAVKLFQTLCDEVPDQVEGRYQLAEALMAVRNPEASVAVLKKLAADHPKKALRAWRRLRAIHMEAQRWEEAAEAHKKLLSHFAAELTQAEKAQGSALAYQIGMAKVDADQFKDAAQIFQQVIKDEPDFVPAYLSLGRCMILQDQEAQGLEILIEGFRKTGEGTFLQELEDYFIQLGRPEDGLALMRRLAATSKHATTAKFFLGKMLYRLEILDEALDLFQEVRSQVVYSPILFFFMAKIHSRRARLDAALNEYRQLLRNLGILKLRYECAVCNQRTQDFADRCENCGSWNSNHFMFKESDLPEGPIRNESGSWMAML; this comes from the coding sequence ATGCGTCTGGTCAATGTGTTCTTCATCGTGCTGCTGCTGCTGGTCCTGATGGTGCTGGGCAACCTGTACCTCACGAACCACGAGCTGCTGGTGCGCGAGGTGGTCGTCTTCGGCGAAAGCATCAAGCTGCAGAGCGTCATCCTCATCACGTTCCTGCTCGGATTCCTGCTCAACGTCCTCTACACCGGCATCATGGAAGTCATCCGCCTGGTGCGCGGGCTCAACGATTCCGCCGACACGCGCCTGGTGAAGCGCATCTCGGAGCGCATGCAGGACGCCCGTGACCTCGTGGCCCACGGGCTGCCCCGCGAGGCCAAGGAGATCCTGGAGACCATCCTCGAGCAGCGCAAGGAGCACATCCCCGCGCGGATCCTGCTGGGAGAGATCCTCATCAAGACCGGCAGTGCCGATGAGGCCGTGAAGCTCTTCCAGACCCTCTGCGACGAGGTGCCCGACCAGGTCGAGGGCCGCTACCAGCTGGCCGAGGCCCTCATGGCGGTCCGGAACCCCGAGGCCTCCGTGGCCGTGCTCAAGAAGCTGGCCGCCGACCACCCCAAGAAGGCGCTCCGCGCCTGGCGACGCCTGCGGGCCATCCACATGGAGGCCCAGCGCTGGGAGGAGGCGGCCGAGGCCCACAAGAAGCTGCTGTCCCACTTCGCCGCCGAGCTCACCCAGGCCGAGAAGGCTCAGGGTTCGGCCCTGGCCTACCAGATCGGCATGGCCAAGGTCGACGCGGATCAGTTCAAGGATGCCGCCCAGATCTTCCAGCAGGTGATCAAGGATGAGCCCGACTTCGTGCCGGCCTACCTCAGCCTGGGCCGCTGCATGATCCTCCAGGACCAGGAGGCCCAGGGCCTGGAGATCCTCATCGAGGGCTTCCGCAAGACCGGGGAGGGCACCTTCCTGCAGGAGCTCGAGGACTACTTCATCCAGCTGGGCCGCCCCGAGGACGGCCTCGCCCTGATGCGGCGACTCGCGGCCACCTCCAAGCACGCCACCACCGCCAAGTTCTTCCTGGGCAAGATGCTCTACCGCCTGGAGATCCTGGACGAGGCCCTGGACCTGTTCCAGGAGGTCCGCAGCCAGGTGGTCTACAGCCCCATCCTCTTCTTCTTCATGGCCAAGATCCACAGCCGCCGGGCCCGCCTGGACGCGGCCCTGAACGAGTACCGCCAGCTGCTCCGCAACCTGGGGATCCTCAAGCTGCGCTACGAGTGCGCGGTGTGCAACCAGCGCACCCAGGACTTCGCCGATCGCTGCGAGAATTGCGGAAGCTGGAACAGCAACCACTTCATGTTCAAGGAAAGCGACCTGCCCGAAGGCCCCATCCGGAATGAGAGTGGCTCGTGGATGGCGATGCTCTGA
- a CDS encoding uracil-DNA glycosylase, which yields MTDHPLQAWRDTLEELGVMGLVREPVQVAPVVATDPPPTRQPAVRPAPAPAPRPAAAYAPPTDPIGCPTAQAVAGATSLQELQLAIQGCLACPLGPGRLKFVFGEGDPLARLMFVGEGPGRDEDLQGRPFVGKAGELLDKMIGAIGLKREDVYIGNIVKCRPPDNRTPTPEEARACLGYLHRQIELIRPTVIVTLGATPLRELVGVSEGITRVRGQWKRVVVGNREIPVMPTFHPAYVLRQYTQDVRRAVWEDLKAAKEWVDKAQEG from the coding sequence GTGACGGACCATCCGCTTCAAGCCTGGCGCGACACCCTCGAGGAATTGGGGGTGATGGGCTTGGTGCGCGAGCCCGTCCAGGTCGCCCCCGTCGTCGCCACCGATCCGCCCCCGACGCGCCAACCTGCAGTTCGCCCCGCACCGGCCCCCGCACCCCGCCCCGCCGCGGCCTATGCCCCCCCCACGGACCCCATCGGTTGTCCGACCGCCCAGGCCGTGGCCGGCGCCACCAGCCTCCAGGAGCTGCAGCTTGCCATCCAGGGCTGCCTGGCCTGCCCCCTGGGTCCGGGCCGCCTGAAGTTCGTCTTCGGCGAAGGGGATCCCCTGGCCCGGCTCATGTTCGTGGGCGAGGGCCCCGGCCGGGACGAGGACCTCCAGGGCCGGCCCTTCGTGGGCAAGGCCGGGGAGCTGCTGGACAAGATGATCGGCGCCATCGGCCTGAAGCGGGAAGACGTCTACATCGGAAATATCGTGAAATGCAGACCCCCCGACAACCGCACCCCGACCCCTGAGGAGGCCCGTGCCTGCCTGGGCTACCTGCACCGCCAGATCGAGCTGATCCGGCCGACCGTGATCGTCACCCTGGGCGCCACCCCGCTGCGCGAGCTGGTGGGTGTCAGCGAGGGCATCACGCGGGTGCGCGGCCAGTGGAAGCGCGTGGTGGTCGGCAATCGCGAGATCCCCGTCATGCCCACCTTCCATCCGGCCTACGTGCTGCGCCAGTACACGCAGGACGTGCGACGCGCCGTGTGGGAGGACCTCAAGGCGGCGAAGGAGTGGGTGGACAAGGCCCAGGAAGGCTGA
- a CDS encoding IPT/TIG domain-containing protein: MASPLNKFLSAFALIAFLACGGGGGSTPPPPPTPTVSGLSPTHASPGAAVTLTGTNFTNVTAVSFSGHAAFSYSVASSTQIDAVVPGNATTGTIQVTTLNGQATSPSFTVDAPLTPTITTYAPSALSIGTVVTLTGSHFVGATAVQFNGVNATTFTVDSDTQIRATAPAGLTAGTITVTSGGGMATSAAYTVNLSVQAQVMMNTGFEATTPIIWQGDTAIIQGASGANVVPHSGTQFAWLAGYASGTPPFADEITQDFYIPATATAATVTFYLKILTNQTGSSAVDTFIVSARNTSGVLLTGGTLLTKSNLDASTSYAPFNVDLLPFKGQVVRLDFKGIQPGITSTSFLLDDVTATIAVPNAADLKPVITSFTPTSGVGGVDTVTISGRNFFGLTAVTIGGASAAYTLTDGTNLSAPIPAGATNGPAPISISNAQGTGLSSTNFTVSYGVPTVTSVSPTQGPAGTIVVIDGTYLGYTGTTITLNGTPITIATQSTTRLTFTVPAGATSGNLVVTTPGGVQTRTFTVNSATTTFDLHVDKVQFTQSSQTLANTVPIVAGKSGLIRVFVLANQANTATPAVRITLMNNGVVVAGYPKTVTAPGTSVPLVVNESSLGASWNLAVPGTDLTTPTGAGYSVLAEVDPTNAVVEADETNNQTTVTFTSTTVPIFKTTIFPVVLASGNGNISAANKDAWAARLAKMYPVASVDVQVGAPFTGSFSALTSDDSDGSWSGTLNDLTTKHQADGASDRYYYGALNVSYANGIAGLGWVPNTPSSSFSTRTAIGWDKTTGYADGGLFPEVFAHETGHNMGRQHSPCNGAGSPDPNYPYASGLIGVWGYDSVNNALLSPLTIHDIMGYCPNVWVSDYVYQKILNFRGGTGGFLMVGAEDAPLPKAQATARECLIVRGIVHEDGRVQLLPSFRTRALPSELPASGDFTLECLDAKGAAVFSTPLELMEVGCGPKEHIRHFVMALPLDAALLDSLAGLQVVKAGQTLASLRSVTANARVIAATPEAQRLSADKLQLTWDATVHPAALVRDADTGEVIAILSGGRQIIPATGKRFDLVLSDGVVSHTHRLEPAN; encoded by the coding sequence ATGGCCTCGCCGCTGAACAAATTCCTGTCCGCCTTCGCCCTGATCGCCTTCCTTGCCTGTGGAGGAGGAGGTGGCTCCACCCCGCCGCCCCCGCCCACGCCGACCGTCAGCGGCCTCAGCCCCACCCATGCGAGTCCAGGCGCCGCGGTCACCCTCACCGGGACCAACTTCACCAACGTTACCGCCGTTTCCTTCAGTGGGCATGCGGCCTTCTCCTACTCGGTGGCGAGCAGCACCCAGATCGATGCCGTGGTGCCCGGCAATGCCACGACTGGAACCATCCAGGTCACGACGCTGAACGGCCAGGCCACCTCCCCCTCCTTCACGGTGGATGCCCCGCTGACCCCGACCATCACCACCTACGCGCCTTCCGCGCTTTCCATCGGGACCGTCGTCACCCTGACCGGCTCCCACTTCGTGGGTGCCACCGCCGTGCAGTTCAATGGCGTCAATGCCACCACCTTCACCGTGGACAGTGACACCCAGATCCGGGCCACGGCCCCCGCGGGTCTGACGGCAGGCACCATCACCGTGACCAGTGGCGGCGGCATGGCCACCAGCGCGGCCTACACCGTGAATCTCTCGGTCCAGGCCCAGGTGATGATGAACACGGGCTTCGAGGCGACCACCCCGATCATCTGGCAGGGCGACACGGCCATCATCCAGGGCGCCAGCGGCGCCAATGTGGTACCCCACAGCGGAACTCAATTCGCCTGGCTCGCAGGATACGCATCTGGAACCCCCCCTTTCGCAGACGAGATCACCCAAGACTTCTACATCCCAGCCACAGCCACGGCTGCCACGGTCACCTTTTACCTGAAGATCCTCACCAACCAGACTGGTTCTTCAGCAGTGGACACATTCATCGTCTCGGCACGAAACACTTCGGGCGTTCTGCTGACCGGCGGTACCCTCCTCACCAAATCCAACCTGGACGCATCGACCAGCTACGCACCCTTCAACGTCGACCTCCTTCCCTTCAAGGGTCAGGTGGTGCGCCTGGACTTCAAAGGCATCCAGCCCGGGATCACCTCCACCAGCTTCCTGCTGGATGACGTGACGGCCACCATCGCGGTCCCGAATGCCGCCGACCTCAAGCCGGTCATCACCAGCTTCACCCCCACCTCGGGCGTGGGCGGCGTGGACACCGTCACCATCTCGGGCCGGAACTTCTTCGGCCTCACGGCCGTCACCATCGGCGGCGCCAGCGCCGCCTACACCCTCACCGACGGCACCAACCTCTCGGCTCCGATTCCCGCCGGCGCGACCAACGGGCCCGCCCCCATCAGCATCTCCAACGCCCAGGGCACCGGCCTGTCCAGCACCAACTTCACCGTGTCCTATGGCGTTCCCACCGTCACCTCGGTCAGCCCGACCCAGGGCCCCGCGGGCACCATCGTGGTGATCGACGGCACCTACCTCGGCTACACCGGCACCACCATCACCCTGAACGGCACGCCCATCACCATCGCCACCCAGAGCACCACCCGTCTCACCTTCACGGTGCCCGCGGGCGCCACCTCCGGCAACCTGGTGGTCACCACGCCCGGCGGCGTGCAGACCCGCACCTTCACGGTCAATTCCGCGACCACCACCTTCGACCTGCACGTGGACAAGGTGCAGTTCACCCAGAGCAGCCAGACCCTGGCCAACACCGTGCCCATCGTGGCCGGCAAGAGTGGGTTGATCCGGGTCTTCGTGCTGGCCAACCAGGCCAACACGGCCACGCCCGCGGTCCGCATCACGCTGATGAACAACGGCGTGGTGGTGGCCGGTTATCCCAAGACCGTGACCGCCCCCGGGACCAGCGTCCCCCTGGTGGTGAATGAATCCAGCCTGGGCGCCAGCTGGAACCTGGCGGTGCCCGGCACGGACCTGACCACGCCCACCGGCGCCGGCTACAGCGTGCTGGCCGAAGTGGACCCCACGAACGCCGTGGTGGAAGCCGACGAGACCAACAACCAGACCACGGTCACCTTCACCAGCACCACGGTCCCCATCTTCAAGACCACCATCTTCCCCGTGGTGCTTGCCAGCGGCAACGGTAACATCTCGGCCGCCAACAAGGACGCCTGGGCCGCCCGGCTCGCCAAGATGTATCCCGTCGCCAGCGTGGACGTCCAGGTGGGGGCACCCTTCACTGGTTCTTTCTCGGCCCTGACCTCCGATGACAGTGACGGCAGCTGGAGCGGCACGCTCAACGACCTCACGACCAAACACCAGGCGGATGGGGCCAGTGATCGCTACTACTACGGGGCCCTCAACGTAAGCTATGCCAACGGAATCGCAGGCCTCGGCTGGGTTCCAAACACTCCAAGTAGTTCATTTAGCACCCGTACGGCCATCGGCTGGGACAAGACCACCGGCTACGCCGACGGCGGCCTCTTCCCCGAGGTCTTCGCCCACGAGACGGGCCATAACATGGGCCGCCAGCACAGCCCCTGCAACGGGGCCGGCAGTCCCGATCCCAACTACCCTTATGCCTCTGGTCTGATCGGCGTCTGGGGTTATGACAGCGTGAACAATGCGCTCCTCTCCCCTCTCACGATTCACGACATCATGGGGTACTGCCCCAATGTCTGGGTGAGCGACTACGTCTACCAGAAGATCCTGAACTTCCGCGGCGGCACCGGCGGCTTCCTCATGGTGGGCGCCGAGGATGCGCCCCTGCCCAAGGCCCAGGCCACGGCCCGGGAGTGCCTCATCGTCCGCGGCATCGTCCACGAGGATGGCAGGGTCCAGCTGCTGCCCTCCTTCCGCACCCGGGCCCTGCCCTCCGAACTCCCCGCCTCCGGCGACTTCACGCTGGAATGCCTGGACGCCAAGGGCGCCGCCGTATTCTCCACGCCGCTCGAGCTGATGGAAGTCGGCTGTGGTCCCAAGGAGCACATCCGCCACTTCGTCATGGCCCTGCCCCTGGACGCGGCCCTGCTGGATTCCCTGGCCGGGCTCCAGGTCGTCAAGGCCGGCCAGACCCTGGCCAGCCTGCGCTCGGTGACCGCCAATGCGCGGGTGATCGCGGCCACGCCTGAGGCCCAGCGGCTGTCCGCCGACAAGCTGCAGCTCACCTGGGACGCCACCGTCCACCCGGCCGCCCTGGTCCGGGATGCGGATACCGGCGAGGTCATCGCCATCCTCTCCGGCGGCCGTCAGATCATCCCGGCCACCGGCAAGCGCTTCGACCTGGTGCTCAGCGACGGGGTGGTCAGCCACACCCACCGCCTGGAACCCGCCAACTAG